In Epinephelus fuscoguttatus linkage group LG15, E.fuscoguttatus.final_Chr_v1, a genomic segment contains:
- the ankrd33bb gene encoding ankyrin repeat domain-containing protein 33B — MGLGEIPYRTSTVAMDTPVMSITSFDKDGDECEELGEDNNEEIEVDYRHNYWEDEDEVYQEFEELDFDSLPDHPDTHSIASDDSFYPPDNSVLPDLYRPPSPDSPEPISFFKACCNNNAIIVKIMIRQGVTEEEVKETDRNRRSGLIVACYHGYVDVVIALSHCPYVDVNWQDNEGNTALITAAQAGHVYISNYLLNYFPGMDIERRNCHGFTALMKAAMQGRAECVRALMLSGGDIQARDSSRSMTPREWALFTGRYETADLMLRLMSKPCAEQFCDSFSLEWPMLEELVAKAQEPKSCWRRLINYLSCCPYGLNNNKVNPVDDGVLDHMVRVTTSICNPVIATACRTVCPGSPPCIGKRRQAVQEILRRQRISELKRLGPDRLNNYKRFFQNSRVLLIPKARDRRASLQPQLLNNVAAVAIRRASLLPLNMLRRSSVRPGMVVPKVRLCKAPAPSFIPEKLRRSRNRNQLQIPKWDYKMKRIEKRQEEERRRLLPLIRRR, encoded by the exons ATGGGACTGGGTGAGATACCATATAGGACTAGTACAGTGGCTATGGACACACCTGTCATGTCCATCACAAGTTTTGACAAAGATGGGGATGAGTGTGAGGAGTTGGGAGAGGACAATAATGAGGAGATTGAAGTTGATTATAGGCACAACTATTGGGAGGACGAAGACGAAGTCTATCAGGAGTTCGAGGAGTTGGACTTCGACTCCCTGCCGGATCACCCGGACACACACAGCATTGCCTCGGACGATTCTTTCTATCCCCCAGACAATTCTGTTTTGCCTGACTTGTACCGCCCGCCGAGCCCCGACAGCCCTGAGCCCATTTCCTTCTTTAAAGCCTGCTGCAACAACAATGCCATCATTGTCAAGATTATGATCAGACAAGGAGTGACTGAAGAGGAAGTGAAAGAGACGGATCGAAACAGAAGA tctgGTCTGATTGTGGCGTGCTACCATGGCTACGTGGACGTGGTCATTGCCCTTTCTCATTGCCCGTATGTTGATGTTAACTGGCAGGACAACGAGGGCAACACCGCTCTCATCACTGCAGCACAAGCAG GTCATGTGTACATCTCAAACTACCTGCTCAACTACTTCCCTGGGATGGACATCGAGAGGAGGAATTGTCATGGCTTCACAGCTCTGATGAAGGCTGCCATGCAGGGCCGGGCTGAGTGTGTCAGGGCTCTCATGCTGTCTg GAGGTGATATTCAGGCACGGGACAGCAGCCGCAGTATGACACCCAGGGAGTGGGCTCTCTTCACTGGTCGATACGAGACGGCTGATCTGATGCTTCGGCTGATGTCAAAGCCCTGTGCTGAGCAGTTTTGTGACTCCTTTTCCCTGGAGTGGCCCATGTTGGAG GAGCTGGTGGCCAAGGCCCAAGAGCCAAAGTCTTGCTGGAGGCGTTTGATCAACTACCTTTCCTGCTGCCCTTATGGGCTTAACAACAACAAGGTAAACCCTGTGGATGATGGCGTTCTTGACCACATGGTACGGGTCACCACCAGCATCTGCAATCCAGTCATTGCCACAGCTTGCCGCACGGTGTGTCCAGGCAGCCCACCGTGCATTGGAAAGCGTCGTCAGGCCGTGCAGGAGATCCTAAGGAGGCAAAGGATATCTGAGCTGAAGCGTCTGGGCCCGGACAGATTGAACAACTACAAGAGATTTTTCCAGAACTCGCGGGTCCTCCTTATCCCCAAGGCAAGGGACCGGAGAGCCAGCCTGCAGCCTCAGCTGCTGAACAACgtggctgcagtggccattaGACGAGCAAGCCTCCTGCCTCTGAATATGCTGAGGAGAAGCAGCGTGCGGCCAGGCATGGTGGTGCCCAAAGTGAGGCTTTGCAAAGCCCCAGCTCCAAGCTTCATACCAGAAAAACTAAGACGGAGCAGAAACCGTAACCAGCTCCAGATCCCCAAGTGGGACTACAAGATGAAGAGAATAGAGAAGAggcaagaggaggagaggcgACGACTGTTACCTCTGATAAGGAGGAGATGA